From the Achromobacter xylosoxidans A8 genome, the window TGAAGGATGACGGCGTCATCGCCCGCAATGCCATCTTGCTGGATCCCTGCGCGCTGGGCCTGAACCTGACGGTCTTCGTGTCCATCAAGACCAGCCAGCACAACGAAAAATGGACCCAGAGCCTGATTAACGCCGTGATGGCCCTGCCCAACGTGGTGGAGTTCCACCGCATGGCGGGTGACGTCGATTATCTGCTCAAGGTCGTGGTCGAGGACATGGCGGCCTATGACCGCTTCTACCGCCGCCTGATCGGTGCCGTGGACCTGCTGGACGTCAGCGCCAGCTTCTCGATGGAAGTCATCAAAAGCACCACCGAATTGCCGCTGGACGCGGTGTAGGCGGG encodes:
- a CDS encoding Lrp/AsnC family transcriptional regulator; this translates as MDQTDIKILALLQKDATCSVAEIAEQVHLSVTPCWRRIQKLKDDGVIARNAILLDPCALGLNLTVFVSIKTSQHNEKWTQSLINAVMALPNVVEFHRMAGDVDYLLKVVVEDMAAYDRFYRRLIGAVDLLDVSASFSMEVIKSTTELPLDAV